The Lysobacter panacisoli genome includes a window with the following:
- a CDS encoding GlsB/YeaQ/YmgE family stress response membrane protein translates to MGIIIWLIVGGVIGWLASIVMRRDAQQGLLLNIVVGIVGAFIGGWLGGALGIGGGDINDGNFSISGLLLSLVGAIVLLAIVNLFTRGRAR, encoded by the coding sequence ATGGGCATCATCATCTGGTTGATCGTGGGCGGCGTGATCGGTTGGCTGGCGAGCATCGTGATGCGTCGCGATGCGCAGCAGGGCCTGCTGCTCAACATCGTCGTCGGAATCGTCGGCGCGTTCATCGGCGGCTGGCTGGGCGGCGCGCTCGGCATCGGCGGTGGCGACATCAACGACGGAAACTTCAGCATCAGTGGACTGCTGCTTTCGCTGGTCGGCGCGATCGTGCTGCTGGCCATCGTCAATCTGTTCACGCGCGGCAGGGCGCGCTGA
- a CDS encoding MgtC/SapB family protein, with amino-acid sequence MDWMLQLQVLADTAIAMALGGAIGFERELKNRPAGFRTHMLVAGAAALLVGLGQLVLEDHRLDSDLRVTVDPLRLVEAVIAGVSFIGAGTIFARRGSDVVVGITTAASILMVAVIGVMCGFRYHLLAGLATALTLLVLSAIATVERSLAAKARKLRDKQD; translated from the coding sequence ATGGACTGGATGCTGCAGCTGCAGGTGCTCGCCGACACCGCCATCGCGATGGCGCTGGGCGGGGCGATCGGCTTCGAGCGCGAGCTGAAGAACCGCCCGGCGGGGTTCCGTACGCACATGCTGGTAGCCGGCGCGGCGGCGTTGCTCGTCGGGCTGGGCCAGTTGGTGCTGGAAGACCATCGCTTGGACAGCGACCTGCGCGTCACCGTGGACCCGCTGCGACTGGTCGAAGCGGTGATCGCGGGCGTGTCCTTCATCGGCGCCGGCACGATCTTCGCGCGGCGTGGCTCCGACGTCGTCGTCGGCATCACCACCGCGGCGTCGATCCTGATGGTCGCGGTGATCGGCGTGATGTGCGGCTTCCGTTACCACCTGCTGGCGGGACTGGCGACCGCATTGACCCTGCTGGTGCTGAGCGCGATAGCCACCGTCGAGCGCAGCCTCGCCGCGAAGGCGAGGAAGCTCCGCGACAAGCAGGACTGA
- a CDS encoding ABC1 kinase family protein: MESHIRAARGRRGGMNTQVQSLARTGRIVRFLMRYRGTGVFTGLDLRSTAPIPSETESFDHRPEQFVDDLEALGPTFIKLGQALSTRPDLVPAPYLAALARTQSHATPVEWDAIRTQVENALERPLTEVFAWFDPAPLGSASLAQVHRARLLDGRPVAVKVQRPGVADEVRQDLAVLESIASGVDHTTGLGQRVRFSDWVHEFRKALMGELDYTLEAANLERFSEHLADYPDLLIPRPVWPLTRTRVLVMDLVNGDPLNGHLHLRLPVDAREGLCESLLRGYLDQMFVHGEIHADPHPGNLLITDDGRLAIIDLGMVVHVPPRQRTRLLKLMFSSVEGRGDDAADEVIALGTRLETFDEERYLRESGQLIARYAAHAGLQDHSEGRLMLDLTRIGAMCGLRTPPELSLLGRTLLHLEGVCRLLAPHLNVQKIIGDHMPRMITAQIRRSLSLPAMAVEAVELQGLVQDAPRKLSAALSLLAENRLQVRITGLQESRLMENLQKIANRIAAGVIVAALILASALLLRGAGSGQPNRYEWLALVLFLVATALGLGLVISALLRDRKARPREERGPRG, translated from the coding sequence GTGGAATCCCACATTCGCGCGGCGCGCGGTCGCCGCGGCGGCATGAACACGCAGGTGCAGAGCCTCGCGCGCACGGGCCGCATCGTGCGCTTCCTCATGCGTTATCGCGGCACCGGCGTGTTTACCGGCCTCGACCTGCGTTCGACCGCGCCTATCCCCAGTGAGACCGAATCCTTCGACCACCGCCCGGAGCAGTTCGTCGACGATCTCGAAGCGCTGGGACCGACCTTCATCAAGCTTGGGCAGGCGCTGTCGACGCGTCCCGACCTCGTGCCGGCGCCCTATCTCGCCGCGCTCGCACGCACGCAGAGCCACGCCACGCCGGTCGAATGGGATGCGATCCGCACGCAAGTGGAGAACGCACTCGAACGTCCGCTAACGGAGGTGTTCGCGTGGTTCGATCCCGCGCCGCTCGGCTCGGCATCGCTCGCGCAGGTACATCGCGCGCGCCTTCTCGACGGCCGGCCCGTCGCGGTGAAGGTTCAGCGTCCCGGCGTCGCCGACGAAGTGCGGCAGGATCTCGCGGTACTCGAATCCATCGCCAGCGGTGTCGATCACACCACCGGACTGGGCCAGCGCGTGCGTTTCTCCGACTGGGTGCACGAGTTCCGCAAGGCGCTGATGGGCGAACTCGACTACACGCTGGAAGCCGCGAACCTGGAACGCTTCTCCGAGCACCTCGCCGACTATCCCGACCTGCTGATTCCACGCCCGGTGTGGCCACTTACACGCACGCGCGTGCTGGTGATGGACCTCGTCAACGGTGACCCTCTCAACGGCCACCTGCACCTGCGCCTGCCGGTCGACGCTCGCGAAGGATTGTGCGAATCGCTGCTGCGCGGCTACCTCGACCAGATGTTCGTGCACGGCGAGATCCATGCCGATCCGCATCCTGGCAACCTTCTGATCACCGACGACGGCCGCCTCGCGATCATCGACCTCGGCATGGTCGTGCACGTGCCACCGCGCCAGCGCACGCGCCTGCTCAAGCTGATGTTCTCTTCGGTGGAAGGACGCGGCGACGATGCGGCGGACGAAGTGATCGCGCTGGGTACGCGACTGGAGACCTTCGATGAGGAACGCTACCTGCGTGAGTCGGGGCAGCTGATCGCACGCTATGCCGCGCACGCGGGACTACAGGATCATTCCGAAGGCCGGTTGATGCTCGACCTCACTCGCATCGGCGCGATGTGCGGGCTTCGTACGCCGCCGGAACTGAGCCTGCTCGGTCGCACTCTGTTGCATCTTGAAGGCGTGTGCCGGCTTCTGGCGCCGCACCTGAACGTGCAGAAGATCATCGGCGATCACATGCCGCGGATGATCACCGCGCAGATCCGTCGCTCTCTGTCGCTGCCGGCAATGGCGGTGGAAGCGGTTGAGTTGCAGGGGCTGGTCCAGGACGCCCCACGAAAGCTGTCGGCGGCGCTGTCACTGCTCGCCGAGAATCGGCTGCAGGTGCGCATCACCGGGCTGCAGGAATCACGTCTGATGGAGAACCTGCAGAAGATCGCCAACCGAATCGCTGCAGGCGTGATCGTGGCCGCGTTGATTCTCGCGTCCGCCCTGCTCCTGCGCGGCGCGGGAAGCGGCCAACCCAATCGCTACGAATGGCTCGCGCTGGTGCTGTTCCTGGTCGCCACCGCACTCGGCTTGGGTCTCGTCATCAGTGCGCTGCTGCGCGACCGCAAGGCGCGTCCACGCGAAGAACGCGGTCCTCGCGGCTGA
- a CDS encoding CBS domain-containing protein, translating into MNTNVFLTAPNRSIREAAETMQRMDVGSLPVGDGDRLVGMVTDRDLAIRAIARGLGADTPVREVMTDQVRYCFDDEDVEHVARNMADLQVRRLPVINRDKRLVGFVSLADFAHSGDDQSSEELLKGVAKPH; encoded by the coding sequence ATGAACACGAACGTCTTCCTCACCGCCCCGAACCGCAGTATCCGCGAGGCGGCCGAGACCATGCAGCGCATGGACGTTGGCAGCCTGCCCGTCGGCGATGGCGACCGCCTGGTGGGCATGGTGACGGACCGCGACCTCGCTATCCGCGCGATCGCCCGCGGGCTCGGCGCCGACACACCCGTGCGCGAGGTGATGACCGACCAGGTCCGCTACTGCTTCGACGACGAGGATGTCGAACATGTCGCGCGCAACATGGCCGACCTGCAGGTGCGGCGTCTGCCGGTGATCAACCGCGACAAGCGACTGGTCGGCTTCGTCTCGCTGGCCGACTTCGCCCACAGCGGCGACGACCAGTCGTCCGAGGAGCTGCTGAAGGGCGTCGCCAAGCCGCACTGA
- a CDS encoding sigma-54-dependent transcriptional regulator has translation MPASLLIVDDDRDFTESAADFARMRGFQPYIAHSLEQSRQLGHLPPLDLLLLDLDLPDGNGLDLLDDPAMPAHEHAVIVTGSPTVESAIQAVSRPVYDYLLKPLCPAQFDALLAQSAAAHARAQDGTSQHGMVGGCEAMQQVYRDIERVATSNVSVLVCGDSGTGKELVARALHARSGRRGAFVAVNAGAVSPELLASHLFGHERGSFTGANYRHAGYFEQANGGTLFLDEITEMTPALQVYLLRVLEAGTLTRVGGSEPIGIDVRIVAATNRDPLVAMEAGALREDLYYRLADYTMCLPPLRERGDDVVLLARHFLEQLNFRHGTGRRLADGSERVLLRHAWPGNVRELRSAIQRAYLASDGQQVRVWPAQRRMRPALDDADSVIFTVGTSYAEIEREMLARTLARFDNDRTRAAQALGVSVRTIHNQLARLKRSTEAR, from the coding sequence GTGCCTGCATCCTTGTTGATCGTCGACGATGATCGCGACTTCACCGAGTCCGCGGCCGATTTCGCGCGTATGCGCGGCTTCCAGCCCTACATCGCGCATTCGCTCGAACAATCGCGCCAGCTTGGCCACTTGCCTCCGCTGGACCTGCTGCTGCTCGACCTCGACCTGCCCGACGGCAACGGCCTGGATCTGCTCGATGATCCGGCGATGCCGGCGCACGAGCATGCCGTGATCGTCACCGGCAGTCCTACCGTGGAATCGGCGATCCAGGCCGTGTCGCGCCCTGTGTACGACTACCTGCTCAAGCCGTTGTGCCCCGCGCAGTTCGATGCCCTGCTCGCCCAGTCCGCCGCGGCGCATGCGCGCGCGCAGGACGGCACGTCGCAGCATGGAATGGTCGGCGGTTGCGAGGCGATGCAGCAGGTGTATCGCGACATCGAGCGCGTGGCGACCTCCAACGTCTCGGTGCTCGTCTGTGGCGACAGCGGTACCGGCAAGGAACTGGTCGCACGTGCGCTGCATGCGCGCAGCGGTCGGCGCGGTGCGTTCGTGGCGGTCAATGCCGGCGCAGTGTCGCCGGAGCTTCTCGCCAGCCACCTGTTCGGCCACGAGCGAGGCAGTTTCACTGGTGCGAACTATCGCCATGCCGGCTACTTCGAACAGGCCAATGGCGGCACGTTGTTCCTGGACGAGATCACCGAAATGACGCCGGCGCTGCAGGTCTATCTGCTGCGCGTTCTGGAGGCCGGCACGTTGACGCGCGTGGGGGGAAGCGAACCGATCGGCATCGACGTGCGCATCGTCGCAGCCACCAATCGCGATCCGCTCGTCGCGATGGAGGCCGGCGCATTGCGCGAGGATCTGTACTATCGCCTCGCCGACTACACGATGTGCCTTCCCCCGTTGCGCGAGCGCGGCGACGACGTGGTGCTTCTGGCGCGGCATTTCCTCGAGCAGCTCAACTTCCGCCACGGCACCGGACGGCGCCTCGCCGACGGCAGCGAACGCGTTCTGCTGCGACATGCGTGGCCCGGCAACGTGCGCGAACTGCGCAGCGCCATACAGCGCGCGTACCTCGCCAGCGATGGCCAGCAGGTTCGCGTATGGCCCGCCCAACGACGGATGCGGCCGGCGCTCGACGATGCGGACAGCGTGATCTTCACCGTCGGCACGAGCTACGCGGAGATCGAGCGTGAAATGCTGGCGCGTACGCTGGCCCGCTTCGACAACGACCGTACGCGCGCCGCGCAGGCGCTGGGCGTGAGCGTGCGCACGATCCACAACCAGCTCGCCCGCCTGAAGCGTTCGACGGAGGCGCGGTGA
- a CDS encoding transmembrane repetitive protein, whose product MFSAADLIHALQRRLQLIAPHLRRPPGTFPPGWQAWFDSMHERAGAVRGATDDAIIAVFVQRPLAMRPRRVAELTRWQAFATLWRQDWREDRSWDKYDRRTHWFAATFTVLWHVFFSAMLLYLMYLRFMALSAAPPEGEQVVMIEYIGKGTPLEPGGGQAQPTEQPSQPAPQPQPAPAQPQASAPAELSAPAPSVPAPPAPSVDAPLPEIAQRDVPEPQLPTPAPPQEQAVTVSEPVPDAPQVFVLPPTRRRTEPTIVAPDLTSPTPTVRTTDVAEPVQPIRRDIAPRDMAAPTIEQRAQEITVREVTAPVQRAPVRELPTPTVPVPQVRATEQALRTREIPTPVAAAPTPAPPTAAPPTPSAAPSTAPSTATASPASAASTAPAAPSTARPAAPAAATPGTAGTPAPSTTPATAGAGPRPTPAPGTWSTPTRGDDWGESTRNAPGGQRGVTPGLYNRDGSVRLAEQPGSAAPGQPPGAITEEIRDLDRSGTWLKRKPNDFEPTSLDKYWVPHETLLAEWVRKGIKKVAIPIPGTGKRIECVVSLLALGGGCGLSDPNLNDQPPGARPPPDVPFKPELQEGNGSTRP is encoded by the coding sequence ATGTTCTCCGCCGCCGACCTGATCCACGCACTGCAGCGACGGCTGCAGCTCATCGCGCCGCACCTGCGTCGTCCACCGGGCACGTTTCCGCCCGGTTGGCAGGCATGGTTCGACAGCATGCACGAGCGCGCCGGCGCGGTGCGCGGCGCGACAGACGACGCGATCATCGCGGTGTTCGTGCAGCGTCCGCTGGCGATGCGGCCGCGCCGTGTCGCCGAACTCACGCGCTGGCAAGCCTTCGCCACGCTGTGGCGACAGGACTGGCGCGAAGACCGCAGCTGGGACAAGTACGACCGCCGCACGCACTGGTTCGCCGCCACGTTCACCGTGCTTTGGCACGTGTTCTTCAGCGCGATGCTGCTGTACCTGATGTACCTGCGCTTCATGGCGCTAAGCGCGGCGCCACCGGAAGGCGAGCAGGTGGTGATGATCGAATACATCGGCAAGGGCACGCCGCTGGAGCCGGGCGGTGGCCAGGCGCAGCCGACCGAGCAACCGTCGCAACCCGCGCCGCAGCCGCAACCCGCGCCCGCCCAACCGCAGGCATCCGCGCCGGCTGAACTCTCGGCGCCCGCGCCGTCCGTGCCCGCGCCGCCGGCGCCCAGCGTCGATGCGCCGCTGCCCGAGATAGCCCAGCGCGACGTCCCCGAACCGCAACTGCCGACACCCGCGCCGCCGCAGGAACAGGCCGTCACGGTGAGCGAACCGGTGCCGGACGCGCCGCAGGTGTTCGTGCTGCCGCCAACGCGTCGTCGTACCGAGCCGACGATCGTCGCGCCGGACCTCACGTCGCCCACACCGACCGTGCGCACGACCGACGTCGCCGAGCCGGTGCAACCGATCCGTCGCGACATCGCACCACGGGACATGGCCGCGCCGACGATCGAGCAGCGTGCGCAGGAGATCACCGTGCGCGAAGTCACCGCACCGGTGCAGCGTGCGCCCGTGCGCGAACTGCCGACGCCGACCGTGCCCGTGCCGCAGGTGCGCGCGACCGAACAGGCACTGCGCACGCGAGAGATTCCGACACCGGTTGCCGCCGCACCGACGCCCGCACCACCGACAGCCGCGCCGCCTACGCCGAGTGCGGCACCGAGCACAGCGCCGAGCACCGCAACTGCGTCGCCCGCCTCCGCGGCCAGCACAGCACCTGCGGCGCCTTCGACCGCGCGCCCGGCCGCACCCGCAGCGGCCACGCCAGGGACGGCCGGTACGCCCGCGCCATCGACCACGCCCGCCACCGCGGGCGCCGGTCCGCGTCCGACACCTGCACCGGGCACCTGGTCCACGCCGACACGCGGCGACGACTGGGGCGAGAGCACGCGCAACGCGCCGGGCGGACAACGCGGCGTGACGCCGGGTCTGTACAACCGCGACGGCAGCGTGCGTCTGGCGGAACAACCGGGATCGGCAGCGCCCGGACAGCCGCCGGGCGCGATCACCGAGGAAATCCGCGACCTCGACCGCTCCGGCACGTGGCTCAAGCGCAAGCCGAACGACTTCGAACCGACCTCGCTCGACAAGTACTGGGTGCCCCACGAAACCCTGCTCGCCGAATGGGTGCGCAAGGGCATCAAGAAGGTCGCCATCCCGATCCCGGGCACCGGCAAACGCATCGAATGCGTGGTGTCGCTGCTCGCGCTCGGCGGCGGATGCGGACTCAGCGATCCAAACCTCAACGACCAGCCTCCCGGCGCGCGGCCGCCGCCGGATGTTCCGTTCAAGCCGGAATTGCAGGAAGGCAACGGCAGCACGCGTCCCTGA
- a CDS encoding NfuA family Fe-S biogenesis protein has protein sequence MINISESAQLHFRKLIEREALPGLGVRLSAIHAGTPRADVRLEFAEPADLQGDEWAVDCDGFTLWLDAASVTYLDSAEIDYETQATGGQLQIRAPKIKGEAPADSASLVERVHWIVEQEINPQLASHRGHVSVQEVTADGVVVLRFGGGCHGCGMADVTLKQGIEKTLLSKVPGVTAVRDATDHATGDAPYIPRDSAA, from the coding sequence ATGATCAATATTTCCGAATCCGCCCAGCTCCATTTCCGCAAGCTGATCGAACGCGAGGCGCTTCCGGGCCTTGGCGTCCGACTGTCGGCGATCCACGCCGGCACGCCGCGCGCGGACGTGCGCCTGGAGTTCGCCGAGCCGGCCGACCTGCAGGGCGACGAGTGGGCGGTGGATTGCGACGGCTTCACCCTGTGGCTCGATGCGGCCAGCGTGACCTACCTGGACTCGGCCGAGATCGACTACGAGACCCAGGCCACCGGCGGGCAGCTGCAGATCCGCGCGCCGAAGATCAAGGGCGAGGCGCCGGCCGATTCGGCATCGCTCGTGGAGCGCGTGCACTGGATCGTCGAGCAGGAGATCAATCCGCAGCTCGCTTCGCACCGCGGCCATGTGTCGGTGCAGGAAGTCACCGCCGACGGTGTCGTAGTGCTGCGTTTCGGCGGTGGTTGCCACGGCTGCGGCATGGCCGACGTGACGCTGAAGCAGGGCATCGAGAAGACCCTGCTGAGCAAGGTGCCCGGCGTGACCGCGGTACGCGACGCGACCGACCACGCGACCGGCGACGCACCCTACATTCCGCGCGATTCGGCAGCCTGA
- a CDS encoding 4a-hydroxytetrahydrobiopterin dehydratase: MNDLIPLAQAHCLARRGSEHRLSEARVRELLPEVPGWEVVEDGHAISKTFHFHNYYETMAFVNALAFMAHREDHHPDLGVHYNRCVVRYSTHDVGGLSENDFICAAKAEALSS; encoded by the coding sequence GTGAACGACCTGATTCCCCTCGCCCAGGCCCACTGCCTTGCCCGCCGCGGCAGCGAGCACAGGCTCAGCGAAGCGCGCGTGCGCGAACTGCTGCCCGAGGTGCCGGGCTGGGAGGTGGTCGAGGACGGCCATGCGATCTCCAAGACGTTCCACTTCCACAATTACTACGAAACGATGGCCTTCGTTAACGCGCTGGCGTTCATGGCCCACCGCGAGGACCACCACCCGGACCTCGGCGTGCACTACAACCGCTGCGTGGTGCGTTATTCGACCCACGATGTCGGCGGGCTGAGCGAGAACGACTTCATCTGCGCGGCAAAGGCCGAAGCCCTGTCGTCCTGA
- a CDS encoding energy transducer TonB yields the protein MSIDRHLRIVLPLAAVVALAACQPQAPQAPAVPPTELLAVDTPPPGYPEELACDNVGGQVVLQLTVGADGKPSSVEVFRSSGIAPLDKAAQEGVRGWVFKPATRAGVAQITKLQVPVNFRPPQVRPQSCFVLDEQRRRGG from the coding sequence ATGAGCATCGATCGTCACCTCCGCATCGTCCTGCCCCTTGCCGCCGTCGTGGCGCTGGCCGCCTGCCAGCCGCAGGCGCCGCAGGCACCGGCCGTGCCACCCACCGAACTGCTGGCAGTGGACACGCCTCCGCCGGGCTATCCGGAAGAACTCGCCTGCGACAACGTCGGCGGCCAGGTGGTCCTGCAACTGACGGTCGGTGCCGACGGCAAGCCGAGCTCGGTCGAGGTCTTCCGCAGCAGCGGTATCGCGCCGCTCGACAAGGCCGCGCAGGAAGGCGTACGCGGCTGGGTATTCAAGCCGGCCACGCGCGCCGGCGTCGCGCAGATAACGAAACTGCAGGTGCCGGTCAATTTCCGCCCGCCGCAGGTGCGGCCGCAGTCGTGCTTCGTGCTGGACGAACAGCGCCGCCGCGGCGGCTGA
- a CDS encoding RluA family pseudouridine synthase — protein sequence MTHSAPPKTGQAAPKGAAEPQVRTVRVPADRAGQRLDNFLLGQLKGAPRSLVYKLVRSGQVRVNGGRAKAERKLEDGDEVRIPPVRLAEAGDRPTPPRGLLDALEAAIVFEDARLLALNKPSGLASHGGSGISHGAIESLRALRPGQTLELVHRLDRDTSGLLVVAKKRSALTELQALMREDGGITKRYLALLTGRMPDGVMTVDAPLHIGLRQGGERHVQVNPAGKPSLSHFRVLERRGGQSYCEVRIETGRTHQIRVHAQHIGHPIAGDDKYGEAEANKRLRDQAGLKRLFLHASTLEFALDGGKAPYLLNAPLAPELVDVLDRLG from the coding sequence ATGACCCATTCAGCCCCTCCCAAGACCGGCCAGGCCGCCCCCAAGGGCGCCGCCGAGCCCCAGGTCCGGACCGTGCGCGTGCCGGCCGACCGTGCCGGCCAGCGCCTGGACAATTTCCTGCTGGGCCAGCTGAAGGGCGCCCCGCGCTCGCTGGTCTACAAACTGGTCCGTTCCGGGCAGGTCCGCGTCAACGGTGGCCGGGCCAAGGCCGAGCGCAAGCTCGAGGACGGCGACGAGGTGCGGATCCCGCCGGTCCGTCTCGCCGAGGCCGGCGACCGGCCGACGCCGCCCAGGGGCCTGCTGGACGCGCTGGAGGCGGCGATCGTGTTCGAGGACGCCCGCCTGCTTGCGCTCAACAAGCCGTCGGGGCTGGCCAGTCATGGAGGCAGCGGCATTAGCCACGGTGCCATCGAATCCCTGCGCGCGCTGCGCCCGGGACAAACGCTGGAGCTGGTCCATCGCCTCGACCGGGACACCTCCGGCCTGCTGGTGGTTGCCAAGAAGCGCTCGGCGCTGACCGAACTGCAGGCGCTGATGCGCGAGGACGGCGGGATCACCAAGCGCTATCTGGCGCTGTTGACCGGTCGGATGCCCGACGGCGTGATGACGGTCGATGCGCCGCTGCACATCGGCCTGCGCCAGGGCGGCGAGCGCCATGTGCAGGTGAATCCGGCCGGCAAGCCCTCGCTGAGCCATTTCCGCGTGCTCGAGCGTCGCGGCGGGCAGTCCTACTGCGAGGTGCGCATCGAGACCGGTCGCACCCACCAGATCCGCGTCCACGCGCAGCACATCGGCCACCCGATCGCGGGCGACGACAAATACGGCGAAGCCGAAGCCAACAAACGTCTGCGCGATCAGGCCGGGCTGAAGCGGCTGTTCCTGCACGCGTCCACGCTGGAGTTCGCCCTCGATGGCGGCAAGGCGCCTTACCTGCTCAACGCGCCGCTGGCGCCGGAGCTGGTCGACGTGCTCGACCGCCTGGGCTGA